TGGCGCGGGCTCGGGCGGCGCGGGCGGCAAGGGCGCCAGGCCCGCCCGGACCGAGGCGCCCACGCCCCTCCCGGACGCGGCCCTCAACACCCAGGCCCTGCTCGACGTCGCCAACGGATCGTACGCCGACGCCCGGAAGACCCTGGCCAAGGCCCTCGAGCAGCATCCCGACAATCCCGTGACGCTGTTCAACCTCGGCCTGTGCGACTTCCATCTCGGCGACCACGCCGAGGCCCTGCGCAATTTCACCCGCGCGCGCCAGGTCCTCGCGGCCGGGGCGCGCAACCTGGAGCGCCAGGCCGGCCCCGGTTTGCGGCTCCGGCACCCCGCGGCCGCCACCGCGTCGGCGGACATCCCGCCTGGCCGCGAAGAAGACGCCCTGCGGGCGCTCGTGAAAGTCTGGGCCCTCCAGGCCGACGCCATCACCTACCAGGGCCACGCCCAGGCCGCACTCGGCAAGGCCGCCGACGCGAGGCGCCTGTTCCGCGAGGCTCTCCCCACCCTCCGAAAGCAGGCGGCGGCCCAGACGGCACTGGGAGACCTGCAGCGCGCGGGCGGCGACCGGGCAGCGGCGATCGCCAGCTACACCGAGGCCGCCAGGACCGATGCCCGCTATCCCGCCCCCTGGCTGGCGCTGCACGAACTGGCGGCCGAGCAGCGCCAACCGGTGCTGGCCAAGCGCTACCGGGGGATCTACGATCGTTTGAGTTCCCGCGAGAGATCCTAGGAGGAGCGATGCCCGTCCCCTGCACCCGTTGCGCCGGCAGCGGCGAGATCCAGTGCACGAAGTGCAACGGCATCGGCCGGATGGACCATCCTGCCGGCTACGGCGAAGCCACCTGCGCCCTGTGCGACGGCGACCGCACCATCACCTGCCCGAAGTGCAACGGCGAGGGCGAGGTCGAGGGGACCGGCGCCCTGGGCCAGGTCTCGACCTAGCCGGGCAAGGCCCCGGCAGGTTCGGACGTCAAGCCGGCCGCCACCCCGCTTTCCAGCCGCAGCGGCCACAGGCGCGTCAACTCGAACGCGTCCGACAGGCCCTTGAGCTGGACGGCATAGCGGTCGGCCTCCCAGGGGGTCTCGGCGAGCAACCGCGCCACGCCTGGATCCTCCACCATTTCCCGGGTCAGGACGAAATCCTCGCCGATCGACTCGCCCTGCACCCGCGCCGCCACGTTGACCGTCGTGCCGAAGTAGTCGAGGGCGTCGTTGAGGTTGACCGCCAGGCACGGCCCCACGTGGGCGCCGGCCTTGATGATGAGCGGCACCTCGCCGGACGTGCGGTTGTACTCGGTGATGCCGTGCTGGATCGCGAGGGCGGCGCGGAAGCACGAGGCGGCGTCAGGGAAGACCGCCATGATGGCGTCGCCGATGTTCTTTACCACCGCGCCGCCCTCGGCGGCGATGGGCGCTTCCATCACCTTGAAGTGGTCGCGCACCAATGCGAACGCCTTGGCGTCGCCCTGCTCCTCGTACATCGCCGTCGAGCTCTTGAGGTCGGTGAAGAGGAACGCCAGGCGGGCCACCTTGACCTTCACGCCCGGAGCCAGCACCTGCTCGGAGAACAGCGTGCGGAACTCGGGAAGCGTGCCCACGAAATCCGCCGTGACGATGTGGTCGGCCCACGCCGTCCGTTCGAGGAGCACCAGGTGCCTGCCGGGCGCCGTGTTCCTGACGGCAAGCTTGCACTCGGGGCCGGGCACCGCGGCTTCGGGAGCGGCGAAGCCGCCCGCCCCCAGTTCGAGGGCGGTGGGAGTCGCGGCCCGCGGGCCCTTGAAGACCTCGACCGTCGCCTGCGAACCGGCATCCGGGCTCCGCAGCCGGTAAGCGCCGGGAGCCAGCACGAGGTCCCACGCGGCGCTCTCGCCCGGTTCCAGCAGTGTCTGCGCCACGACATGCGGCGTGTTCTGCGGACCTCCCACGCAGAACACCTGCTGCGTCACCTGCCGGATCGAGGCGTTGGGATGAAACGTCAGCTCGACCGACCGGCTGAAATCGGTCTCGAAATCCACGTTGCACGACGTGCAGTGCGCCGCTTCGGACAGGTCGGAGAGGTTGTCGCCGGCTTGCTTGCCGCCCCGGCAATGGGGGCAGACCATGTCCCACGACAGATCGAGCAGGCCGAGGCGCGTCGCGTGGAGGAAGAGCTTGAGCGTGGCGACGCGCGGCAGGCCCCAGCGATCGGCCAGCGAGAAGGCCCGCATCTTCTGGACATCGAGCAAGCTCGCGGTCGTCAGGAAGTCGATCAGGCGCGCCGCCGCGTCGGCCGGGAGGCCCAGGCGCTGCAACTCGGCGGCAGCACGCGCCAGGCGCGCCGGCGCCTCGGGCTGCAACTCCACCTCTTCGGGCGGGAAGGCCACAACGGCCGAGCCCCTGAACTGCTGATCGATCCGGCCATGAAGCTGATCGAGGCCGCGGTGCAGATCCGCGGCGATGAAGCGCATCAGCGGGACCAGCAGCGGATGCCGCGGCTCCAGCTTCACGTCCCAGACGGCACGGGTGGTGCCGCCGGCCCCGCCCGCCGGCTGATCGAGCGCCCCGATGCGCTCCAGGCGGACCGCTATCTCCTGCACGAGGATGGGACCCCTGACATAGGCGCGGCGGACGCTGAAGCCCTGCTCCGCGCGCCACTGGAACGGGTGCTCCTCCCACTCGAAGGAGATCCCCTTCACCCGGAAGCTGCCCATCCGCCGGGCGCCGCCGCCGGGCAGCTTCTCCTCGCGCCAGTCGACCGCGGGCAGGCCGATCACCCGGTTGAGCCGATCGGTGTCCGAGATCAGCGGCCAGACCTGCGCGGCCGAAGCGCCGATTTCCCACTCCCAGTGAAACGTCAACGGTGGCATGTACGGATCTTACCCGCTAAGGAGGGCTGGAGAGCGGGGTATGAGAAACCAAGGGACCACCAAGGGGAGGCAATCCCATGACACAGGCAGGGAAAGTAGACGGCGCACGCCGCACCGCGCCGCTCCGCGGCACCGGGTTGCCGAGTGCGAATGCCGAAGCGGCCAGACTCAAGGCCGAACGGGACAGCGCCTCCCTGTCGGGCACCCGGGGCACGCGGCCGCTGGCCGAAGCCCTGGAGGAAGCGAAGCAGAAGAACCCCCTGGCAACCTTCGGCAACAAGGTCGTGGACGGGTCGCGCGAGCTCATCGCGAGCGGCTACAAGTACCCGCCCAACCTCACCACGCAGTACTACCACTCTCCGGGCAAGGTCGGGTGCTGCGCCGACTTCGTCGCCGACTCCTACCTCGAGGCCGGCTACGATCTGGGCGGCGACGCGAAGTCGAAGGGCTACAACCCGCACTACTGCCCGTCGATGATCAAGTACTTCGCCAAGGAGCAGCAACTCATCGACAAGGCCTCGCCGGCGCACGTGGGCGACGCGGTCTTCTTCGACTGGGACAAGGACGGGACGTCGGATCACCTGGCGATCGTCACCAAGGTGGATGCCAGCGGCCGCCCGATCGAGATCATGGAGTCCAACCAGTTCGGGCAGCCTGCCCATTCGTCGCCCATGGACCCCCGGCGCCTGGGCAGCGTCATGGCCTACGGGCGCCTCACCGGGGCGGGGGCCGACGACGGCGCCGCCGCGCAACTCGGGCCGATCACCAACCCGGCGTCCGGGTCGGGGCCGGCCTACTCGGGCCGCGCTTCCGCGCCCCGGGGCACCGGCTACGCCAATCCCGGCCCCGACGGGTCGGTGCCGAGCGCTCCCGCGCCCGCCCGGACGCTGGCGATGCAGGCCGCTCTCGCGTTGCTGTACGAGACCCTCTCGGACGCCTACGGGCTGAAGGACGAGGAAGTGCAGAGCCTGATCGAGGCCAAGCGCCAGGGCCGGGACGTCAGGGCCCTGGCCAAGGAAATGGGCGTGCCGACCCTCAAGCTGGCGCAACTCGACAAGGAGATAGGCAAGGCGGCCGAAAAGGCGGCCACCCTGGTCGGCGACAACAACCTGCCCCTGCCTCGCGGCGACGACGGGTGGGGCATGGACGCGGACCAGGGCCAGGAGATCTTCGCCAGGCACCGCGACGCGATCGAGCAGGCGGCCAAGGTGGCCGGCGTCGAACCCGAGGCTCTCGGGGCGTACCTGTGGCTGCAGGACGATTTCAAGCTGGGCGACGATCCGGCCGCGACCATTCGCCAGGCGGCCGCCGACCTCAAGGCGGCGGCCAAGTCGGGCGACCTGGCCGGGACGGCCCTGGCCGCCCTGGACCCGGAGGGCAAGATGAGCCCCGAGGACCGCGAGGCCACGTTGCAGCTGTTCGCCAACCGCTACGCGGCCCTCAAGGACAAGCCCGAGAGCAAGTGAACAAAGCCGGCGGCCGCGTCACCACGTTCTTCCAGGCCACGCTGAGCGACGCGATCGCCGCGGACGGGATTGTCCGCGAACGCCGCATCACCGACATCCGGCTCGCGGTCTGGGTCTTCGTGCTCGGCCTCTCGGTGCTCACGCTGATCACGCGCAAGAACCCCGCCATCTTCGTCCTCGACCAGGCGGTGATGTGGACGGGCATTGCCGTCGCGTTGCTGCTGCGGCACTTTCTCGCCAAGCCGCTGCCGCGGATGGGCCTGCTCTACGCCGCCGTCGCGTCGGACCTGCTGCTCGCGACCGCCATCGTCGCGGGCGACGCCCTGGTGGGCGGCAAGTACCTCGCGGCCCCCCGCGGCGCCCAGTTCGACCCGAATCTGATGTGGTACCTGGCGATCGGCGCC
This DNA window, taken from Candidatus Tanganyikabacteria bacterium, encodes the following:
- a CDS encoding tetratricopeptide repeat protein; its protein translation is GAGSGGAGGKGARPARTEAPTPLPDAALNTQALLDVANGSYADARKTLAKALEQHPDNPVTLFNLGLCDFHLGDHAEALRNFTRARQVLAAGARNLERQAGPGLRLRHPAAATASADIPPGREEDALRALVKVWALQADAITYQGHAQAALGKAADARRLFREALPTLRKQAAAQTALGDLQRAGGDRAAAIASYTEAARTDARYPAPWLALHELAAEQRQPVLAKRYRGIYDRLSSRERS
- a CDS encoding CHAP domain-containing protein → MTQAGKVDGARRTAPLRGTGLPSANAEAARLKAERDSASLSGTRGTRPLAEALEEAKQKNPLATFGNKVVDGSRELIASGYKYPPNLTTQYYHSPGKVGCCADFVADSYLEAGYDLGGDAKSKGYNPHYCPSMIKYFAKEQQLIDKASPAHVGDAVFFDWDKDGTSDHLAIVTKVDASGRPIEIMESNQFGQPAHSSPMDPRRLGSVMAYGRLTGAGADDGAAAQLGPITNPASGSGPAYSGRASAPRGTGYANPGPDGSVPSAPAPARTLAMQAALALLYETLSDAYGLKDEEVQSLIEAKRQGRDVRALAKEMGVPTLKLAQLDKEIGKAAEKAATLVGDNNLPLPRGDDGWGMDADQGQEIFARHRDAIEQAAKVAGVEPEALGAYLWLQDDFKLGDDPAATIRQAAADLKAAAKSGDLAGTALAALDPEGKMSPEDREATLQLFANRYAALKDKPESK